TGTTGACTTCATGACGCTGCTGGCCGGGCTGGAGATCACCAAGCCCAAACACCACGCTTGCACCCCCGAGGCCGAAGGCAGCGCGCCCCTCTCCAACGGCGGGGCTCTAGGTAGGCTTTTTCGGTAGAGAAGACTTCCTCGCTCTCCTCTTGGCTCCCGCACTGCCAGATCCCACCCTGGGGGTGAGCCTGGATCTGTCCGCCGTGGCCCTAAACCCTTTTGCCAAGACTTTAAGGTTTTGGGGGGAGAgttggggggctgctgggggtcgCCGGGAGGGCCGACGGCTCCGTTTACAGCCGGGGATGGGTTCTGGCAGCCGGGATGTGATGCCACCGCGAGCCCACGCGTGGGCAGGAGTTGCTATAGGAACAGAAAGCGGAGAGCTCGCCGCTTAAATCCAAGCTCTGGGTAaaccggggggccgggggggtgcccCGTTTTTGGCAGAgggagcagcccagcctgctAGGAGTGGGGTAGGGAGCTTTAAATCCTGGGGGGCTGATGCCAAGGGTGCTGTGCCTGCCCCCTTTTCCTGTTAGCACGGCGCTGGTGGGCACAGCGGGGCTGCGTGGGGGGATGGAGACGGGTCTCCGAGGTAAAGCCGCATCCCCCGGggcctgcagcctccccaggcaCCGCTGCTCCCCCTCCCGTGTGCTTTGGGTTTTGGGGAGCCGGGGGTGCCTCCTTTGCGGTCCCATGGGGATCCCCGACCTGGCAGGGCGGGAGCCAGGACGCCTGGGCTCCTTTCCCGGCCCCGAATACACCGTCTGAGggctggttttaaaaaaaaacgcCCAGACTGAGCTGTATTTAGCATCCTCGTTGGCATGGCAACCGTGGGGCTAGCACAACTGGCTCTCTGGCTAGTCGCTCACTGGTGGCGAAAGCCCAAGATCCCAGTTTGCGATCGCTCGGTTGATtaacttcctcctcttccccctcttgcCCAGAAACGAAGCCTGGAGTGGAAGCGATGGGAAAACCCTCCCGGGACTCGCTTGGCTCTGCCTGACCCCAAGAGCAGGCAGCAGGTGGGGTGGCTGCCGCCGGGACCTGCCCAGTTGCTCTCCTGGGATCCAGTTTGATCCGATTCCTTGTTGCCGGCGTCGCTCGAGCGCATTAAACTCTGGTTTTGATACAGCCTGGTGGGGTGACGTCTGTAACGCGACAGCCGGGCTGAGCTCACCTGCTCTCTTCCTGCATTTGGGGTTCCCCTTCTTACGTACGTTTTTCCAGCAAAAAAGGGTTAAACAATCAATTTTTTTGTGCAGAGACTCTCTGGGATATCTTATTCCGAGCGCTGGGTGCCACGTCACGCCTCTTCCACGCAAATTTCCCTGCCGTGATGGCAGGAGGGAGAGAATGGAGGACTAAAGGATGctcctctgaaggaaaaaaaagatccaagAATAAAATGAGCCGTCTTCTTAACTTTTTATTAATGCGGGGAGGTGGAAGGCACTCACTACTGCTACACAGCTCCATGTCCCAGCCCCAGTCTTAGCATtgggctgtggggttttttttttggccgAGCTCTTCTCTCCCCGCCTCTCCACCCCGTAGACGGAGGCTGGTCCCCGGATCCTGCGAGCACCCTGCCGTGGGGGTCAGCTGTCCGTGCCCCGAGAGgttggggtgtcccgggggggccAGGACCAGCTCCgcgggcagggaggagcagcagtgAGGGGTTAAACTCCCATCAGCGTGTCCTGCTGCTTGTCGTAacataatttttcataaatttcattttaaattggctttttcccccccccccccccctgcagCCTTGACTTCAGGCCAAAGAGGAGCTGGAAATTGTTTAATTAGTAAGACAGTAATCAAGCCAGCCGCCTCCCCGAATCGGAAAGGCACGGTGCCAGCAGCCCTGAGCCGCTTTGCGAGAGGTCTGAGCTCCCTCCGCCGTCCCCCCACCTAAATCCCCCGGGAGAACCAGGagccggggaggagaagcagctcccTCCCTCCGGCTGTTTCGGGGTGTCCCGGGATTTCCCCTACGGGCAGGGCGTCCAGGAGGAAAGGGGGTGCAGGCAGACCCCGGGTGTTGTAGAGGGCGCAGGACTCGTACTCGCAGGGCCACTCAGCCCAGGCGTAGCGCAAGCCCAGCACCAGCGTCCCGCAGCCGGCCAGGGCCAGCGTCACCGTGCGGGACTCCACCGCCACCACGGGTGCCGGCAGCCACCCGCACGGCGACGGTTGGCCGGAGCAGCAGACCTGGGTCGGGGAGAAACCTCGATCAAGGCGGGCTTCCCTCTTCCAGCCCCCGGGGGAAGCTTTTCTCCCTCCTCACCTCGAACGCCCGCGTGTCCCTCTGACGGCGGACGAGCTCTTGGCTGTAGGTGAGGTTCAGGAGACCCCTGGTCACCTCCAGGACGGCCCGGGTGGGGTACGGGCCCTGGAAAACCAGGTCTTTCTCCCCGTACGCCACAGCCCTGGCGCCCAGGTGCAGCCGGTGGGCCACGTTCTGCTTGTCCCGGGGGTGGATGCtgccgaggaagaggagggagacgGGGTTGGTATCCGATAGCTTCGTCGCTGCGCCCTCGACCCCTCCAGCCGGGACTCGCCTGCCGTAGGGAGAGCGCTCGTCGCAGAGATCCATTGCCACGGCCATGAAGGTGCCGGGCATCCTGGCGTTGGGGACGACCCCCAAATCGGCTGTTTGGTGCCAGCGGAGACGGGCGAAGCTGTCGTCCGGGCTCTGCCGGCGGTAGGTGGACAACTGCAAGGcagaggggcggggggagctggggaagtGGCTCAGCCTTCGCTCCCAAAACCGGCCGCCGTGGTCCCTGCCCGGGATTCGGCACCCCGGCAGGATGCGTCCACGCATTTACAGCATCCTCTCCCTCCCGCCGGCTTGGAAGCGGCCTCCGGGGTGCGAAAGAGTGGGTAAAACCTCCCCGAACATCACGATGCCGTCCCCACGGGAGGGTGGGGGTCCTGCCCCTCGCTCCCCCTCACCTGCACGAAACCGAACGGGAGGAGCGGCTCCGTCTGCCCGGCCGATCCGGCGTGAAAAGCCCGGCGCCAGTCGGTGATGAGGGCAGGGAAGGTGCAGTTGTACCGGTCCGTGTGCAGGAAGGCGTTGGCCTCGCCTGTCCCCGAAAACGAGGGGCCGGTGAGAGCCTGGTGGGATAGTGGGGGGCTGCTCCATGCTGGGGAGTGGgggaaaaatgggggggggggtcttaCCTTGGTACCAAGCGACACCCCGCAGCGTCATGTTGAGGAGCGGGTGGATCATGGCGTTCCAGAGCACGGAGGGCGTCTGCGGGCCGGAGAGATGCTGGTGCGGGGAGATGCTGG
This region of Calonectris borealis chromosome 24, bCalBor7.hap1.2, whole genome shotgun sequence genomic DNA includes:
- the SIAE gene encoding sialate O-acetylesterase, with amino-acid sequence MAAWVLLALAPVAAGAMLGFASYYGDHMVLQKEPAGAVVWGYGEPGAAVTVALSGDGGLVVMKKTVQVKGPSGTWTTVLDPMDQGGPYALTAAQGLENVTLRDIYFGDVWLCSGQSNMAMTVLQIANASQELAAAARYPYVRVFAAAPARSDVELEDLERIDLPWSVPTAENLGHGNFTYFSAVCWLLGRYLYEALRYPVGLVEAAWGGTPIEAWSSRRALRACGLPEDAGSISPHQHLSGPQTPSVLWNAMIHPLLNMTLRGVAWYQGEANAFLHTDRYNCTFPALITDWRRAFHAGSAGQTEPLLPFGFVQLSTYRRQSPDDSFARLRWHQTADLGVVPNARMPGTFMAVAMDLCDERSPYGSIHPRDKQNVAHRLHLGARAVAYGEKDLVFQGPYPTRAVLEVTRGLLNLTYSQELVRRQRDTRAFEVCCSGQPSPCGWLPAPVVAVESRTVTLALAGCGTLVLGLRYAWAEWPCEYESCALYNTRGLPAPPFLLDALPVGEIPGHPETAGGRELLLLPGSWFSRGI